cacgagcCGGCCCAGCTCGTGTTTTAGCTGCTCCACCTGCGACGCCAGGTTCGTCTTCTCGTGCTCCAAAATGTGTTTCTGCTGCACGCGCTTGTGGCGGCACGACTGCGCGTAACCTCTGTTTTTCAGGGTTCGACGTTTCTGCTTCAGACGCATCACCTCGTCCTTGCTGAGGCCTCTGAGCAGCCGGTTCAGCTCCCTGACGGATATGGACACCAGCTGCTCATCGGAGAAGTGCACCTCTGCGGGGGACCGCCGGTCGTGGCGGCTGTGCGGCTGCTGGAGATGGTGGTGCGCACCAAGAACTTCTGCGTCCGGCGACTCTGGGGACGCGCTCCCTAGTTCATCTTTAAGATAGGGGTCTTGGCAGTGGCTGTTGGGGATCCCCTGCATGTCAGGGTGACCCGGAAGGCCCGGGTAGTGCTGGACTGGTTCGTTTAGGTGGCTGTACCCTTCGTACTCAGCCTGGAAAGCCTGCGGATGCTGGTTGTGGGGCGCAGGTAGGTGTCCCTGCTGCGTCGTGGCACCGATCAGGGCCTCCATGGCGTCCTCGGGGGTCAGGCCAAAAGCTTGAGGGTACATCTGATGAGGGTACCCCCCGTTGGGCATCCAGAACTGGTCGTTCCCCGGGTTGTTCCTCTGCTCGTTTGGGACCACGTTTGGAGACGATGGTACCGAGTTGCAGGGTGTGCTGCCAGGGGTGGAGGAGACGGAGTCGGGTCTCTGGAGCTGGCCGCATGGCCCTATGAAGGATCTGTCCAGGCACAGCATCGTCTCCTTTTTCACGCCAAACTTCATCAAGTCAAAGTCGCCAACAAAATCCATGGGGAGTTCTGCAGCCCCAGATGCGTCTCAGCGGTCACGTGCCAACAAAAGCAACTGGTCAGAGAGCCGCAGATGCCCGCTGGGTTTTCATGCAGTTAGTCAAACCGCACTCTCTCGGACGAAAAAGGTCAGCAGGTCCAGACTTTGATTTAGCTCTCAAAGTGCAGATATTGTTGAAAAACACCTTTAGCTTCCTCCTGAACAGAGCTGCGTGTCTGCGCCGCTGGCTCGGGCTAAGGACCCAGAACACCGAGGTGACTCGGAGATCTTGGACGCACCTCTGTCCGGTCAGAAGAAGCGCACTTTCCTTCATAAGGCAGAGCTGGCAGGATGCCACGCCTTCCGGACTACACCTCCACCTCGCCATCCAATGGAAGCACGCGGAGCCGGTGGAGGATTTGCAAAAGAGCTGCTCGTATCTgaactgaagtaaaaaaaaaaaaaaaaagaaaaaaaaaaaagaaagaaatcatcTAAAACCTGCTGGTCTGTAGCAGGAGCGTGTCTGTTATTTCACCGGGACCAGATGAAGAGGCTTTAGTCCtacatgaaaaataaaataaactttagCGATATTCAGTCATTTATGGAAAATAAATATAGTTTTAATGTTGTTTCTATATGTCATAAATAAACGAAgaaataacttttattttgtaaacaaTTTTTATTTACAAGAAAAGCTCCATTTTCATTTCAGTCAagttctatctttctatctatgtatctctctctctctctctctctctctctatctctctctctctctctctctctctctctctctctctctctctctctctctctcctggtaAATGCAGCTAAATACTGACACCCTGTGGCCACATGTCCACTCTGCAGGAAGGACCTCTGACATAGAACCATTGCCTCCCATAAAGAACGTggagctggctggtcaggctgaaTCCTCCCTCCCCAGGCTCCTCTACCAGTACATCAGGGCGACATCTAATGTTTATTAGCACGTGACTGTTTCAGTGTTGGTGTAAAAGACCGGGTGTAGAAAATAATTATAATACAAAAGAAACGCATACTGTGTTTCTGCGGAGCATTAAAGAGCAAGCTGTTATAGAAAGCTCTTTGAGCAGCCGCACGACTAATAACTAGTCATATCAGTGCCATTTTAAATCGTTTTAGAACGATTGCAACCCCTAAAGTTGCATACTTGTTCATGTAAATGTGATTTCAGACATTTGTCAAACATTTCGTCTTTTTCTCTTGAACACAGCCAGAAGATTAAAGGTGGATAATGATGTAAAGTTTATGTTCGTGTAAATGTTTATCAAACAGAATTCAGATGAATCAAAGCTTTTCTCTGTTCCTCCAAACTGAGGTTATTCAGAGTTATCTGCAGCAGGGAAGGTTTatttatgaacacacacacacacacacacacacacacacacacacacacacacacacacacacacacacacacgcattattCTACCCACCTGATGGCTGTAAATGTTGCTTGTTGAATTTTCATTttgacatgtttatttattttcaggtTTTTTGACTTCATTCTCTACTTAACTTATGAAAAGTGTTTCACTTGCATGCACGCAAGAAAAATAAAGAACCTTGTGTTTGTTTTCCTCCTATGTTTACAAACAGCCTCTTTTGTTGTGATTCTTTTACTTCTCGTCTTTGTGAGTGTTCACTTGCATTGTAGACACAAACAGCTGAAGCCCTTGTGCATATTGTGCCTTAAAGCAGCAGAAATCACGAGGAACAGCAGCGACTAGTTCTAGCTACACGTGTGGCCTGAGGTGACCGCATCAGTGCCTGGTCTCAGTCGCTTTTCTGTTTTGGGAATTGCATGACTGGGTGAAGTTCTTTTAGAGACACAAACCAGCTTTAGATAACAGCAGCAGATCAGAGAGGATAGCTGCAGCTTCAGAGTAATGCACAAGTGTCACTGTGTACCGGAGTGTTTATGCACAAGAATGACATCAAAAGGCTGCAGCTCGCCTGCACCAAGGAATCCATCCTGTTACAGATCTGGTTGTAAGGTTGAGCTGGCTGCAGGATTTAGAAACAACCAGAGGAATGCACAATTGTAATTTTCAAAAGACTCTGTTGAATAACATATTGTGTCATCTGGTGGGTTTGTTGCACAGAAGAAAACCTTGGCTGCACGTTTTTCAGGTTTTCTGTTGCCAGATAATCACATAACAACCTTCACAATGTTGTGCAGGCACATCCACTGCTAATGGGACACTGCATACCAGCAGGGCTTCCTGTACAACCACAGACACCTCAGAGGGTCTTTTGCTCTCTAGTTCATGCTGCAACCACCGCCATGGTGCATTTCTTTGTTTCTGATTAAAGCGTAACCGTTTTAAGATGTACGCTGTTTGACAAACATGTAAACGTCTCTGTGTGCACTACACAACATATTAGATGGCCTGTTTTAACGTTCACATCTTTGCCTTTCTTAAGTGTATACACAACATGGCTCCCTCATCGTGATGTTGCTTTGTTTCTGTGCCTGTTTTGCAAACACAAGGATTCTTATTAGGGGGTAAGCCTAATTTATTCTTCACTTCTGTCATAACAAACATGGAGAGAACAAGTAGCGCCAGGAGAAAAGCCATGGCTAAGCAGCACAAGGCTGAAGTTATGATTGCAGGAGAACAACTCGGGTATGAGAAGACGGCTTCAAGGTCAAAGGTAACATGAAGCTTGAAGCTCATCATGGATGTGAACATCACTTAAAGGTTGAGACTTCACGGCGGGAAACTGATCAAGGACCTCCGGTATTACCTGCACACGTATCCCAACTGCGTTGTAGCTCAGGAGCTTGTAGACTGGCTGGTGGGCCATGAGGAGGCTTCTGACCTGTGCAACAGCTGTGTGCCTCATCCAGCACCTCATGGACCACGACATTGTTCATCACGGTGAGATAAAATGACACACACTAATCAGAGACCGGTAGGAGGTAAACAAGTCATGTTTTCATAAAGCATCTTGTTGTTTTGGTTTGTGACAAGAGGCCAGATTTCAAGGATGCATCTCTGCTGTATCGTTTTCGTTAGGATGACGGTGCCACGATTCGGAGGGATGGTAGAAACCAaattgcagaaacccaggatgacacaaggcagggatgaaggttaagtaaaaatactttattttaaggtgagccaaaaaccaaaagttaatccaaggctgggagccaaaatccaaaaaccagatAGAGTACTGgaaatgaggaaaaaaaaacacaggtTTTACACAGAGGGACGCGACTGACAGAACTTACAAacacactgacagcaacaatggaccaaccaacacagagtgacaagacaaggcttataaacaggagggaggtaatcagggaaacaggtgacaggtgagaggagtgtgagctgaggaAAAACAGGTGGAATCAATTAACAAAATGGGAAGGGAAGGAGCTTGAccagagggcagataaacattaaCACAAAACCAAACCTAAAGCCTGAGGGCCAAAAACAAACAACTAATAACCGGACGGATGAGGAGGGCTGAATAAAGAATGattaggaatggggaatgattagaaggacacctggggaagtctacagagggctagaagtaaacttaagacacacaacagaaatGCCAACaacggacacatgagggcgctaagagagcacaaaaggagaacctggagtgggaactgaaggagctggggaacaaagggacacagaacatgacagacggCACGTTTCCATTCAGCACTGAGGTGAACGTCTTCATGCGAGGACAACGGCTTTATGAGAAGTAAGATCTCTGACGCCTGACCTTCCACAACATAAAACTGGCCTGATTAAAAGTAAAGTATTTCACCCCACAGTTGTTATCTTTAAGTTTGTGCTCGTTTGGAGATTGTTTTTACCGACGGTACCGCTCCTTCTACCGCGTAAAGATAGGCTAAAACACACGATGTCACAATAGGTACAGCTGTCTTTCTGGTCACTTCTTTCCATTTGAGTAGAATTTGTGATTTCATTCTGACCACACCTCCTTCAGCCCCACAGATGTGGCTCCCAGGGTTAGAGCCCCGACCCTGAATGCAACACCAAATCAGAAACACGAGAACTGTCCTTGTGTACAGAGATTCCTCCAGAAACTCAAAATCTTAGATGAATGAATAAAATGCCTTTAAAATGCATTTGTCTCCATTTAGTCCTCTACCCTCACACCAACTAACTCCATGTCCTCTTTCACCTCATCCATGAATCTCCTTGTTGTTCTTCGtctcagcctcctgcctggtggctctaacctcagcatccttctacctaTGTCATCATTGTCTTTCTTCTGGACAGGTCCAAACTGTCTCAGTCTGTCGTCTCTGACTTTAGATCCAGAACATCTAACATGAGTTGTCCTTCTGACCCTCCAGTTCTGTCTCCTATCTTGTCCTCAAGGACACTGTCTCTAACCAGACAACATGGCTGCTCTCGTACATACATTGCTGAAATTCTTCTATCACACCTGAAACTTTTCTCCACCCATTCCAACCTGCTACACACACTTCTTTTCCACCTTCTCCGATGCTTCGTACCGTAGACCCTAAGTATGTAAAGTCCTCTACCTTCTTTACTTCTACTCCCTGTAACGTCACCGTTCCACTTGTGTCCCTCTCATTTACATGTATTTTGTGTTGCTGTGACTAATCTTCATTCCTCTCTTCTCTACAGTCCGTATCACCACCTCTCTGGCTTTTCCTTTACGTGTGCCCTGCTCTCCCTACAGATCactgtcatctgcaaacatctcATTCCACTGAGGCTCCTGTCTACATCCTCTGTCATCATGTCCATCATCAAAGCAAGAAGGGGCTCAGAGCCGATCCTCGATGCAGTCCGACCTCTTTCacccctcactgctgtctcacacttcaCTGCAGTCTCGCATCATTGCTGTCTCACACATCACAGTTGTCTCACATCACTGCTGTCTTACATCACTGCAGTCTCGCATCACTGTTGTCTCACACATCACAGCTGTCTCtcatcactgctgtctcacatcactgctgtctcacacatcaCAGTTGTCTCACATCACTGCTGTCTCATACTTCACTGCAGTCTCgcatcactgctgtctcacacatcaCAGCTGTCTCACATCACTGCTGTCTCATACTTCACTGCAGTCTCgcatcactgctgtctcacacatcaCAGCTGTCTcacatcactgctgtctcacacatcactgctgtctcacatatcactgctgtctcacatatCACTGCTGTCTtacatcactgctgtctcacacatcaCAGCTGTCTtacatcactgctgtctcacatcactgctgtctcacatcaCTGCTGTCTtacatcactgctgtctcacacatcaCAGCTGTCTtacatcactgctgtctcacatcaCTGCTGTCTTACATCACTGCTGTCTtacatcactgctgtctcacatcactgctgtctcacatatcactgctgtctcacatcaCTGCTGTCTtacatcactgctgtctcacacatcaCAGCTGTCTCACATCACTGCTGTCTtacatcactgctgtctcacacatcaCAGCTGTCTcacatcactgctgtctcacatcaCTGCTGTCTtacatcactgctgtctcacttcactgctgtctcacacatcaCAGCTGTCTcacatcactgctgtctcacacatcaCAGCTGTCTcacatcactgctgtctcacatatcactgctgtctcacatcactgctgtctcacatcaCTGCTGTCTtacatcactgctgtctcacacttcaCTGCAGTCTCGCATCAGTGCTGTCTtacatcactgctgtctcacttcactgctgtctcacatcaCTGATGTCTCACATATCACTGTTGTCTCACATCActcctgtctcacacctcactgctgtctcacatatCACTTCTGTCTCACCTCActcctgtctcacacctcactgctgtctcacacatcactgctgtctcacatatcactgctgtctcacatcaTTGCTGTCTCAcacatcactgctgtctcacatcaCTGCTGTCTCATACCTCATTGCTGTCTCATCACTGCTGTCTtatacctcactgctgtctcacctcactgctgtctcacaccaatTCTGTCTCACACATCACTGCTGTCTCATACATCAGATGTCTCACATATCACTACTGTCTCACATCACTGCTGTCTTacaactcactgctgtctcacctcactgctgtctcacacatcactgctgtctcacacatcaCCGCTGTCTCAtacatcactgctgtctcacacatcactgctgtctcacatatAATTGCTGCCTCACACATCACTAATGTCTcacatcactgctgtctcacacctcactgctgtcccacccATCATTGCTGTCTCACatatcactgctgtctcacacatcaTTGCTGTCTCACATCACTGCTGTCTCATacttcactgctgtctcacatcaCTGCTTTCTCACACATCactctgtctcacacctcactgctttcTCACACCTCATTGCTGTCTcacatcactgctgtctcacatatcactgctgtctcacacatcaTTGCTGTCTCATacttcactgctgtctcacatcaCTGCTTTCTCACACATCactctgtctcacacctcactgctttcTCACACATCACTGCTGTGTCACatatcactgctgtctcacacctcactgctgcctCACAGCTCTAATAAACTAGTTAACTAATTTTTTATGCAAATCTAAGTTAGCATAAAGTGGGTGGAGTATGCCAAAATAAAAGTGGACTGGAGAGATCCCCTATATAACATCTCAGAGTTGCTTTGATGGTCAGATTTGAATTTAATTATAAATCTTTATTTCTGACTTTACTATAAAGTTACTAAAGTTAGGTTAAAGTCCTCCACCTCATTTATATATTCATGAGAGGATAACTCAGGCTTCATGCTGAGATATAAAATAGCAACATGTAGCTGTGAAATCATGTTTAATGCATTACTTTACAGTTGACACCAGGGACCGCTGAATGTTTCCAGTTAAGTAGGACAGAAGGTGCCTTGCCAAGATGCCCAATTTATATCACAAGCCATTGTTTTGCCAAAGTGGTTTGGCATCATGACATTTTGAGTGTCATGACACAACACGGCTTTTCctcaagtcattagcactttttggGAAATGGGTTTCCTAAAATGATTATCTGTTTTTTCAGTCTTATAATGGAAAAAACACAATCCTGCAGCTAAAGGAGGAGCATGGGATTTCATACCAGCGCTGTTTTCCTGCCTGTCAGCTGATCGACTGGCTCCTTCAAAATGGAGAGGTTGAAAGCCGGAGTCAGGGAGTGGAGCTGTGCAGCACATTGCAGGAGCATGGCATCATTCAACACGGTATGGGAGCACTGGTCTTCCTTTAGAtttattaacccccccccccccccacacacacacacacacacacatctggcaCCAATGGGGAGGCATCTGGGAAtcttgcaatcaaaagcaaattcATGCAATACCTTGTAGCAAACAATTACATTTGTTCTAGGACACGTTCCAGTCTGGTTATGTGCTGTTTTCGTTTTCCTCCAACAGTGGCAAAGAAACATAACTTATTTGACAGTGGCCTGCTCTATCAGTTTTGTATCAACTACCGTTGCTGCCGATACCTATCTGAACTACAATATAACAATGGGCAAGACAGTGATGACAGTGTGGTGGCATCAACCACAGAAGACAACAACCTTGACAGTCCCTTTGTTCTATGCAAAGACTCGTTGTAGGAGCCAAACAGTGCCTTTGAGACTGGTAAAAATAATTCTTTGTAGCTGCTTTTGCAAAACCCATTTTGTTGTGCTGGATCATATAATACCATTTTAACTAATCTCACTATGGGCtccagtaaaaacaaaaaaacggtCACATATGGTCGCAGAGCCATCTTGAATTGCCTTCAGCCTCATTCTGGGGGATTTCCACCATTTTCAAACGTGTTAGTGAGATCTAATCCCAAATCAGGTAAGTGGGTTCACAATTTTCAATTCCTGCAAGTTGTTAATGGTCAAGAGAGAAGCTTTGTAAGAGGGGTGCATGTGCTTTATTTTGTCCTACAGTTCTAAAAAGACATGTCACATGTGAAGAACTATTGGCACCTGGTGCCCTCTTCATCAAAAAAGTACTCACTGTGAGTTATCACATGGTAAACTTATGCCTGGTCCTGAAACATGTAGTATAAGCCTAAAATTAGTCCCTGAAAACCTGAAGTTTGTGCGCTTATTCTTGTaaaccagtggttcctaaccttttATCCTTTTGGAATGCCTTGCCTGTGTCCACGACAAGGCAGAACCCCCAACCCCAACTCCTACCGGCacataaacaatcacataaaagTGATTATTACAAATTTTAAACAGACATACAGAGTTACAACCCTTCGACTGAGTTTTGATTACTCTTTTTGGtatgttattgggattttataaatgtaaatttTACAAATTTCTTGTTAACCTCACAACTTCAGCAcagaccaaattctgggcccaccTGCAGCCTTGTGGGGGCCCCCTTACGGAGGGTGctgaccccaggttgggaactaGACTATTGTAAACCATAGCATCCCAAGTCTGAAGCATGCTTTGTTTTACCACAACCACGGGTAATCGGGGATGATCGGGGTTGGGGAATAGTGGTCAGAGGGATGGCTCCCTGTTATGTACAGGCTGTTGACCCAGGAAGTCCCGCAGCAGCTGCTGGAGTGAAGGTGAAATTAAGTTAAAGTTGCCTGAAATTATTCCTGAAAATTAAAGATTAAAGAACAGATTTGGGTAATCCATGTTGTCTGTGTGAAAATGTCCTTTAGATATGACAGTTTGTGTGCAAGGTGAACGGACGGTGTGTCCTTACCTGGACGACAGTAACCAGACTGGTGATGGCAGGACCTCGTGTTGTTGTACTGGAAGTTATGGAACAACTGGAATTCAAACAACTGAATCAAAGGAACTGAAAAATTGTTGTCAACATCATAAGTTGCAACAACTGGGAATCATTTATCTAAAATTGTATCCAGGAGCAGAAAATATGTGCTTATTTTGTCATGTAGTTTTTGATTTATTTCGACAAAATCAAAGTACACTGCTATTTGTGTTTAGTAAAGTGAATTAAACCTAATAAATCTCAACTATTTACAACCACTGTGTCCAGTCTCAGCACCACATCACCACCACTTCCGTCTTTTTGTGAACGCCATTTTGTTTAGCTTACAAACGTAGCGGATCTCAGCGCGGGAGCGGGTTCGTGGGATCTAGGGGTCAATAGGTGCCTCTGGCATTTGCTAGTAtcgaatgtgatgtgtttataataCGTgcatcactgccagctgttttccTGGCCTAGACAGCGACAGCTGCGCAGCCAAATAGATAACTTACGAACCAGCTAGCTCTTAGTTGGCTAGCTGCGCAGCGTTAGCTTCCCGGCGCCGAGGAGAACGAACACCCCCGGTCTTCACGTCCTGATCATACGTTTCACTTCTTTTTAGTCATATATGTCAGTGAGACAGGCCGACTGACTGGTCGTGTCGGTCTGTTGTAAGGTAAGTAAAATGCCTTGTTTGACCATATTAGACACAATAGAACTGTGGCAGTAGCGTTGTTACTGTGTAACGACCATGCTGCTGCCTGGGCTCAGACACGCTAGCACTAGCTTCAGAAGCTAACGTGATGCTCCATTAAAGGCTCATGGAGATAATTCAGAACGTTCTTGTAATGTTCTGGTCTCGGAATCAAATCAAACTAGCACTCAGTTATAGGTAACAAAAAACTCAACGCAAAGGCACCCAGTGCTGGATCTGCATTGATTAAGGCTTCTGTTTTACTGCAAGTATAAACGTGCCGCTATCCCACGCTAAAGCACTCGGAGAGATGAACAATATTGATTCATTAGATCTTATTTTG
This sequence is a window from Nothobranchius furzeri strain GRZ-AD chromosome 3, NfurGRZ-RIMD1, whole genome shotgun sequence. Protein-coding genes within it:
- the mafbb gene encoding v-maf avian musculoaponeurotic fibrosarcoma oncogene homolog Bb → MDFVGDFDLMKFGVKKETMLCLDRSFIGPCGQLQRPDSVSSTPGSTPCNSVPSSPNVVPNEQRNNPGNDQFWMPNGGYPHQMYPQAFGLTPEDAMEALIGATTQQGHLPAPHNQHPQAFQAEYEGYSHLNEPVQHYPGLPGHPDMQGIPNSHCQDPYLKDELGSASPESPDAEVLGAHHHLQQPHSRHDRRSPAEVHFSDEQLVSISVRELNRLLRGLSKDEVMRLKQKRRTLKNRGYAQSCRHKRVQQKHILEHEKTNLASQVEQLKHELGRLVRERDAYKLKCERLSGANCYHETGSTSDNPSSPEYLM